In Candidatus Ozemobacteraceae bacterium, the sequence GTCGCATATCATGAAACTCGCCCTGGAGCCGCTCGGAAAGCCTGAAACCCTCGTCGGCGACCAGGCGCGCAGCTGGCTCCCCGACCCCTCGCCCGACGGTCGCTGGCTCGCGTATGTCCGGTCGAAGAGCACCGACGGCAGCGACAACGAGATTCGCGTCAGGCGGATCGACTCTGGAAAGGAGTTTCCGATCACCGCGTTCGGCGGGGCCGACGCCTTCCGGCCCGTCTGGACCAGCGACGGTTGCGGGATCGTCGCCCATGCCGACCGCGAAGGACGGAAAAGCCTGTATCTGGTCACCCTGAAGAAGACCCCCCGCCCTTGATCGACGGATCGCTGGGGGGAATCCTGCTCACCCTGCTTCCGGTCGCCGTCTTCGTCTGGCTGTTCCGGTCGGCTCTCGGCGATCCGGCGCTTCGCGAAGCCGCGGTCGCCGGCGGCGTGGCCGGCGCCCTCTCGATTTATCCTATAAAATATATTATATATCCTGTGCTTCAGATAGCTCTCGACGTAGATCTTCGCTCGGTGATAGCCGATTCCGACGATTTCTGGATGCGCTTCTGCGTCGCGGTCATCCTGGTCGGCTGCCTCGAGGAGTCCGCCAAGCTCGGAGCGGCGCTGGCGGGTGCCGGCTGGATGGGCTCCCTGCGCCGCTCGACCGCCGTTTTCCTCGCCGCTCTCGCCGCCGGTCTCGGCTTCGCGGCGATGGAAAGCCTGGACTATCTTTCCCTCTTCGGAACCGACGTCCTGTTCGCCAGGGTCCCCCTCAGCACGACTGGGCATGTGCTGTTTTCCGGCATTGCCGGCTGGGCCGCGGCGGTGGCGCTCTGCCGACAGCAGGGAGACGGCGAACGGGCGGTGACGTGGCGCGGATACGGTCTGTTCCTGGCAGGCCTGATGAGCGCGGCGGTCCTTCACGGCGGATTCAACATGATCGCGATGCGTTTCACGGCGTCGACCACCGTTCCGATGCTCGCCGTCATGCTTGCGTTCGGCATCTCCCTGCTTCGCCAGGGATGGATGCGCGTTCTCGTTCTCGACAGGGCTGAAAGCGGAAGCGAAGCGCCCTGTTCCGCCTGCGGAGCGTTTCCGCTCGATTCCCGCGGCCGATTCTGCGCCCGCTGCGGCGCCAGGAGATCCATCAGATGAGCCCTACCCATGCGACAAAACCCGACAAACCAGGCATCATCGCCATCGCCGTCCAGCTTCCGGAACAGTCCGACGCGGAAATCGAGGACTCTCTCGCCGAGCTGTCCGAGCTCGTGAAGACGGCGGGGGGAGTCGTCGTCGGCTCCGTCGTTCAGAAGCGGCAGCGGTATGACCGCTCGAGCTACCTGGGAACCGGGAAAATGAAGGAGGTCGCCGAACTCATCGAAACGACCGGCGCCGTCCAGGTCGTGGCGGATGACGAGTTGACATCGCTCCAGGTGCGCCGTCTCGAAGAGGGCATCGGCTGCGAGGTCCTGGATCGAACCGGTATAATATTGAATATATTTTCTGATCACGCCTCGACGCGCGAGGGGAAACTCCAGGTCGAACTGGCTGCCGTGCAATACTCACTTCTCCGGCTGGCGGGCGGATACAGGGGAATGTCGAGACAGCGCGGCGGCATCGGTCTGAAAGGCCCCGGCGAGACCAAGATCGAGACGGACCGGCGCGTTCTGAAGATGCGCCTCAAACGGCTGAACGACGAACTCGACAAGGTCGTGCAGGACCGCGATCTCCAGCGTCGCAAACGCACCGACCGGTATGCCCCGCTGTTCGCGCTGGTCGGCTACACGAACGCCGGAAAATCGACCCTCCTGAACGCCCTGAGCGGTTCGGCCGTCCGGGTGTGCGACGGGCTGTTTACGACCCTCGATCCGACGGCGCGCCGCGTCGAGCTGGCCGGCGGCCTCCGGGGCATCCTCTCCGACACGGTCGGCTTCATCAGAAAACTTCCGCACGGGCTCGTGCAGGCGTTCCGCGCCACGCTCGAGAGCGTCCGGCACTCGCAGGTCCTGATTCACGTCTGCGACGTATCGAACGTCCAGGCCCGCGAGCACCTGGCCGCCGTGGAACGAGTGCTGCAGGAGATGGAACTCGAGGACCCCGATCGGATCATCGTTTTCAACAAGATCGATCGCGGCGTTCCCCACAACCGCGAGGCCCTTTCCGCGATGTTCCCCGATGCCATCTTCCTGTCGGCCCGGACTGGTGAAAACCTGGATGAACTCAGGAGGGTGATGGAGGAAAAATTATGCGCGTCGTTCGAAACGGTCGAGCTCACGGTACCTTCGGACGCGCCGGTGCTGAAGGACATCAGGCTCCTGGGGCGCATTCTCAGCGAAGAATGGATGGAAGGGGCTGTTCAGCTGCGGGCGGATCTTCCCAAGACGTTTCTTTCGCGGGTTGCCGCGTTCAGGACGGGAGTCACTCGTTGATGACGCCGTCGTAGACGGGATCGAGCTTGTAGTCCGTCCAGCCGGCCTGGTACTCGTACCCCCACGTCGCGATCGACTGGTGCTCCTTCATCGGATCTTTCGGAAAATCCAGGAGATACCCTTTGCCGAGCGTTGTCGTCGCGAGAATGCCGACTTCGGCGGTGTACGGGTATCGTCCTTTGTCGGTGCGATACTCCATCAGAGCCTTTCGGAGCGCCTTGAGGTTCGTCTTCATGACGGCGACTTCGCTCTGGGCGACGTAATCGGAATAAAACGGCATCGCCAGGCCGACGAGCGCCGCCATGACGCCGACGACGATGAGAAGTTCCACGAGCGAAAAACCGGAGCGCTTACGGCGCCCGATTTCCATGACGGCAGGGGCCAAGGAGTATTGCCTGTGCATGAGATGATTCCTCCACGTGTCACCAGTCTTTGTAAAGGGTATCGTCGAACCCGATCCTCCAGCCGCCGATGAACGTCGGATCTGCCGGGAAACGGACGTCGAACACGCGCGAGTTGGTCAGCTGGTGCTCGATGCTGGCGACGTTCGTCACCCAGATGCTGGCGGCCGGTGAGGTGGCAATGAATCGCAGATCCCAGCGAAACATATCGTCATTTGGCGTGAACGGATTCTGGGTCTGACCGAGCGTGAGAAACGGCCCTTCGGTCGCCCGGGAACGTGTTTCGGCCTCCGGGATGACGTCCAGGAGCGTTCTGATGGATTTCGGCGGCAGGTTGTCCATGCGGGCGTTCCTGTATCTGTCTATCGCGAGGCGCATGTCGTACAGGCGGTCGCGAAGCATGCGTTCCCGTGTCTTCATGTCGAACAGCTCGACCGTCGGAAGGGCCATCAGGGCGAGCACCGAGATGACCGAAACGACGATGATCATCTCGATCAGCGACAGGCCCCGACGGGCGGCGATCGCGCCTCTGGAAGGAGCATGAAGAGCAATTCGGGCGGCTTTGAGCATGCGACTACTATATCCGATACGTGGGGGAATTTTCCAGCTCGACGATGAAGCGGGCAGGGGGCGATCGGCTCTGCGATACCCGGATGCTGCTTCGATTCTGTCAGTCACGAGCGACACCGTTGCGACTGCCGTGTGGTAAAGTATTTTGTGACCGGTCGAATGAAAAACGTGCCAGCATCGAGCGGCCTGGGAGGTATCGAATGATACGAAACGGCGTGGCGGAAAACGGGGAGAAGATGAGAGCGCCCTGCTGCAACGGAGTGGTGTTATTCCTCGCTCTTCTGCTGTTCCAGATATATTTAGGAACGTATACTATAGCGGTGGCCGGCGAATGGGAGGCGTTCGAGATCAACGCCCAGTATCGCGGGTCGGTGAAACAGGCTTCCGAACGGCTCGGTTGCGCGATCGGGTATTTCCAGGGACTCGGCGACGGCCAGAACCAGGTGATCTTTCACGCCTGCGTCCAGGACCCCGAAAAGGCCCGAACCTACTACGCGTTCAGAGTGAATGAAACCGGACGCCGGGCCGATGCTGTGCTCAACAGGACGTCCGAGATCTACGCCCGGTTCGAGGGATTCGAGCCATCGCACCAGGAAGCCGCCAAGGATTTCCTTCTGCTCCTGTCGGAACTCCGGCGGTCGGATTTCGAGCCGAAGCCGGAGGACTCGATCGAGATCAACCGGGTCAGGATGCGCCTTTCCAGCACCACGAAGGAACGGGGAAAG encodes:
- a CDS encoding PrsW family glutamic-type intramembrane protease codes for the protein MIDGSLGGILLTLLPVAVFVWLFRSALGDPALREAAVAGGVAGALSIYPIKYIIYPVLQIALDVDLRSVIADSDDFWMRFCVAVILVGCLEESAKLGAALAGAGWMGSLRRSTAVFLAALAAGLGFAAMESLDYLSLFGTDVLFARVPLSTTGHVLFSGIAGWAAAVALCRQQGDGERAVTWRGYGLFLAGLMSAAVLHGGFNMIAMRFTASTTVPMLAVMLAFGISLLRQGWMRVLVLDRAESGSEAPCSACGAFPLDSRGRFCARCGARRSIR
- a CDS encoding type II secretion system protein, with the translated sequence MHRQYSLAPAVMEIGRRKRSGFSLVELLIVVGVMAALVGLAMPFYSDYVAQSEVAVMKTNLKALRKALMEYRTDKGRYPYTAEVGILATTTLGKGYLLDFPKDPMKEHQSIATWGYEYQAGWTDYKLDPVYDGVINE
- the hflX gene encoding GTPase HflX, whose protein sequence is MSPTHATKPDKPGIIAIAVQLPEQSDAEIEDSLAELSELVKTAGGVVVGSVVQKRQRYDRSSYLGTGKMKEVAELIETTGAVQVVADDELTSLQVRRLEEGIGCEVLDRTGIILNIFSDHASTREGKLQVELAAVQYSLLRLAGGYRGMSRQRGGIGLKGPGETKIETDRRVLKMRLKRLNDELDKVVQDRDLQRRKRTDRYAPLFALVGYTNAGKSTLLNALSGSAVRVCDGLFTTLDPTARRVELAGGLRGILSDTVGFIRKLPHGLVQAFRATLESVRHSQVLIHVCDVSNVQAREHLAAVERVLQEMELEDPDRIIVFNKIDRGVPHNREALSAMFPDAIFLSARTGENLDELRRVMEEKLCASFETVELTVPSDAPVLKDIRLLGRILSEEWMEGAVQLRADLPKTFLSRVAAFRTGVTR
- a CDS encoding type II secretion system protein, giving the protein MLKAARIALHAPSRGAIAARRGLSLIEMIIVVSVISVLALMALPTVELFDMKTRERMLRDRLYDMRLAIDRYRNARMDNLPPKSIRTLLDVIPEAETRSRATEGPFLTLGQTQNPFTPNDDMFRWDLRFIATSPAASIWVTNVASIEHQLTNSRVFDVRFPADPTFIGGWRIGFDDTLYKDW